The Skermanella pratensis genome has a window encoding:
- a CDS encoding LysR substrate-binding domain-containing protein, whose amino-acid sequence MSQAVTLKHLRYLVAVADTLHFGKAADAANISQPSLSAQIQQLEEALGTQLVERTKRRVMLTPIGTEVAERARRILAEVRDLTDSVQGVAAPLAGDLRLGVIPTVGPYLLPRVLPSLRRTYPDLRLYLREDQTGRLVERLKSGDLDTLMLAMPVAEASFETEALFDENFVVALPAGHRLAARNQVSESDLADEQVLLLEDGHCFRDQALAVCGHARARDRDSFAATSLDTLREMVASRIGITLLPALSVTGASAPNGSVEIRPFAPPCPSRRVALVWRREAARSREFKVLAQFLRDNLPLGAEPVG is encoded by the coding sequence ATGAGTCAGGCCGTCACGCTCAAGCACCTGCGCTATCTGGTGGCGGTCGCCGACACCCTCCACTTCGGCAAGGCGGCCGACGCCGCGAACATCAGCCAGCCCAGTCTGTCGGCCCAGATACAGCAATTGGAAGAAGCACTTGGCACCCAGCTGGTGGAGCGCACGAAGCGCCGGGTGATGCTCACCCCGATCGGCACGGAGGTCGCCGAAAGGGCGCGCCGCATCCTCGCGGAAGTGCGCGACCTGACCGACAGCGTGCAGGGCGTGGCCGCCCCCCTGGCGGGCGACCTGCGACTAGGTGTCATACCCACGGTCGGCCCTTATCTGCTTCCCAGGGTGCTTCCTTCGCTGCGGCGCACATATCCGGATCTGCGACTCTACCTTCGGGAGGACCAGACCGGGCGACTCGTGGAACGCCTCAAGAGCGGCGACCTGGACACGCTGATGCTCGCCATGCCCGTCGCCGAAGCGTCGTTCGAGACCGAAGCCCTGTTCGACGAGAATTTCGTAGTGGCGCTGCCCGCCGGCCACCGCCTGGCCGCGCGCAACCAAGTCAGCGAATCGGACCTGGCGGACGAGCAGGTCCTTCTGCTGGAGGACGGCCACTGCTTCCGCGACCAGGCGCTGGCGGTCTGCGGACATGCCCGGGCGCGCGACCGCGACAGCTTCGCCGCCACGTCGCTCGACACGCTCCGCGAGATGGTCGCGAGCCGCATCGGCATCACCCTGCTGCCGGCGCTTTCGGTGACCGGCGCCTCCGCGCCGAACGGATCGGTCGAGATCCGTCCCTTCGCCCCGCCCTGCCCGTCCCGCCGAGTCGCCCTGGTCTGGCGGCGCGAGGCTGCCCGCAGCCGCGAGTTCAAGGTGCTCGCGCAGTTCCTGCGCGACAATCTGCCGCTGGGCGCCGAACCGGTCGGCTGA
- a CDS encoding peroxiredoxin: MLTVGDKFPAFDLKAVVSTDPKEAFAQFTDRSFEGKWLVVFFWPKDFTFVCPTEIAAFGKLNGEFADRDAQVLGGSTDSEFVHHAWRVHHDDLRDLPFPMLADIKRELCTELGILDKTEGVALRATFIVDPEGIIRFASVNDLSVGRNPQEVLRVLDALQTDELCPCNWQKGQDTLQAA; encoded by the coding sequence ATGCTTACTGTCGGCGATAAGTTTCCCGCCTTCGACCTCAAGGCCGTCGTTTCCACCGATCCGAAGGAGGCCTTTGCGCAGTTCACCGACCGCTCTTTCGAGGGCAAGTGGCTGGTCGTGTTCTTCTGGCCGAAGGACTTCACCTTCGTGTGCCCGACCGAGATCGCCGCGTTCGGCAAGCTGAACGGCGAGTTCGCCGACCGTGACGCCCAGGTGCTCGGCGGTTCGACCGACAGCGAGTTCGTGCACCACGCCTGGCGCGTCCACCACGACGACTTGCGCGACCTGCCGTTCCCGATGCTGGCCGACATCAAGCGCGAGCTGTGCACCGAGCTGGGCATCCTGGACAAGACCGAGGGCGTGGCGTTGCGCGCCACCTTCATCGTCGACCCCGAGGGCATCATCCGCTTCGCTTCGGTCAACGACCTGTCGGTCGGCCGCAACCCGCAGGAAGTCCTGCGCGTCCTGGACGCCCTGCAGACCGACGAGCTGTGCCCCTGCAACTGGCAGAAGGGCCAGGACACCCTGCAGGCCGCCTGA
- a CDS encoding carboxymuconolactone decarboxylase family protein — protein MSIDALKGKLPDYAKDLKLNLSGVFNTPNLTPQQAWGTAVASALASRQPEVIRAIVADAGQHLEPAALNGAKAAAAIMGMNNIYYRFVHLSATKDYAQMPARLRMNVIGNPGVDKIDFELWSLAVSAVNGCGMCIESHEHEVVKKGVSKEAVQDVIRIASVIHAVSAVIDGENALA, from the coding sequence ATGTCGATCGATGCGCTGAAGGGCAAGCTGCCCGACTACGCCAAGGACCTGAAGCTGAACCTGTCCGGCGTGTTCAACACGCCCAACCTGACACCGCAGCAGGCCTGGGGTACCGCCGTCGCGTCAGCCCTCGCGTCACGCCAGCCCGAAGTGATCCGCGCCATCGTCGCAGACGCCGGGCAGCACCTGGAGCCGGCGGCGCTGAACGGGGCCAAGGCCGCCGCGGCGATCATGGGCATGAACAACATCTACTATCGCTTCGTCCACCTGTCCGCAACCAAGGACTACGCCCAGATGCCGGCGCGCCTGCGCATGAACGTCATCGGCAATCCGGGGGTGGACAAGATCGATTTCGAATTGTGGTCGCTCGCCGTGTCGGCCGTCAACGGCTGCGGCATGTGCATCGAGAGCCACGAGCATGAGGTCGTCAAGAAGGGCGTCTCCAAGGAGGCCGTGCAGGACGTGATCCGGATCGCTTCCGTGATCCACGCCGTCTCCGCGGTGATCGACGGGGAGAACGCGCTCGCCTGA
- a CDS encoding LysE family translocator has translation MEYLAVLLRGVLLGIAIAAPVGPIGLLCIRRTLQGGVLTGFATGLGAAVADGLFGAIAAFGVQAMTDWLAGHQTAFRLVGGTVMLLIAARAFTAQPHPREITRDIRTVLGGFAVGLGLTLTNPITIFAFVAIFAGFGLGGELASDYEAAVLVLGVFLGSALWFLTLSGSVAMMRHMISDGVFRRINQTAAVLLACFGVYALYSALLGIMGPASAMN, from the coding sequence TCCTGCGCGGTGTCCTGCTGGGGATCGCCATCGCGGCGCCGGTGGGGCCGATCGGCCTCCTGTGCATCCGCCGTACGCTTCAGGGAGGGGTCCTGACAGGGTTCGCCACCGGCCTGGGCGCCGCGGTGGCCGACGGGCTGTTCGGCGCGATCGCGGCATTCGGCGTCCAGGCCATGACCGACTGGCTGGCCGGCCATCAGACCGCGTTCCGGCTGGTCGGCGGCACCGTCATGCTGCTGATCGCGGCCAGGGCTTTCACCGCCCAGCCGCACCCGCGGGAGATCACGCGGGACATCCGCACCGTGCTGGGCGGTTTCGCGGTCGGGCTTGGGCTCACCCTGACCAACCCGATCACCATCTTCGCGTTCGTCGCGATCTTCGCCGGCTTCGGGCTGGGCGGCGAGCTTGCGTCCGACTACGAGGCGGCCGTCCTGGTGCTGGGCGTCTTCCTGGGCTCCGCCCTGTGGTTCCTGACGCTCAGCGGCAGCGTGGCCATGATGCGGCACATGATCTCGGACGGCGTGTTCCGGCGCATCAACCAGACCGCGGCCGTGCTGCTGGCCTGCTTCGGCGTCTATGCGCTGTACAGCGCGCTCCTCGGCATCATGGGGCCGGCCTCGGCGATGAACTGA